The Synchiropus splendidus isolate RoL2022-P1 chromosome 11, RoL_Sspl_1.0, whole genome shotgun sequence genome contains a region encoding:
- the stag2b gene encoding cohesin subunit SA-2: protein MIAAPEIPSEFAYPQDTDTRFSSDTDFSEDLDGRSGNAAKGKSGKKGKKAAGEKGKGGKGAGRINGHHQENGMENMMLFEVVKLGRSAMQSVVDDWIESYKHDRDVALLDLINFFIQCSGCKGVVSGEMFRNMQNSEIIRRMTEEFDEDSGDYPLTIAGPQWKKFKTSFCEFIAVLVRQCQYSIIYDEYMMDTVISLLTGLSDSQVRAFRHTSTLAAMKLMTALVNVALNLSINMDNTQRQYEAERNKMVAKRANDRLELLLQKRKELQENQDEIENMMNAIFKGVFVHRYRDSIAEIRAICIEEIGVWMKLYSDAFLNDSYLKYVGWTMHDKQGEVRLKCLTALQGLYYNRELNARLELFTSRFKDRIVSMTLDKEYDVAVQAIKLLTLVLNSTDEVLTPEDCESVYHLVYSAHRPVAVAAGEFLFKKLFSQREPEEEGAPKRRGRQSPNANLIKTTVFFFLESELHEHAAYLVDSLWECGAELLKDWECMVSLLLDDTLPGEEALTDRQETALIEIMLCTVRQAAECHPPVGRGTGKRVMTAKEKKTQLDDRTRMTELFAVTLPPLLAKYAVDAEKVTNLLQLPQFFDLEIYTTGRLEKHLESLLRQIREIVEKHTDTEVLETCSKTYHALCNEEFTIFNRVDIARSQLLDELVDKFNRLLEDFLQEGEDADEDDAYQVLSTLKRITAFHNAHDLSGWDLFTSNFKLLNTGIENGDMPEQIVIHSLQCTHYVILWNLAKSSEGSSRKDDMITLRKQMRAFCMMCQRYLTNVNTAVKEQAFTILCDLLLIFSHQMVSGGREHLEPLVYSPEDSLQNELLAFILNHVFIDQDDDTNSTDGQQDDEAVKIEALHKRRNLLAAYCKLIIYCVVEMRTGADIFKQYMRYYNDYGDIIKETMSKTRQIDKIQCAKTLILSLQQLFNEMLSELGHGFDRSSSSFCGIKELARRFSLTFGLDQVKTRDAIAMLHKDGIEFAFKDPSPQGEGGPPLNLAFLDILSEFSSKLMRQDKRTVHMYLERFMTFQMALQREDCWLPLISYRNSLQAGGDDDTMSVMSGYSSRGSSVRSKKIKPPAVTAGTSAIKRKLPEEESSSSEVWQQTMQTPVMMATPHLTSTAIRDPKRGRDDSFMGVYALPHDQQQPHQHPQHHPQTPQHHQTPMDYNSQVTWMLAQRQQEEARQQQERAMNYAKLRTNLQHAIRRGTGLMEEDEEPIVEDVMMSSEGRMDDLNEGMDFDTMDIDLPPSKNRRERSELKPDYFDPASIIDESVLGVSMF from the exons ATGATAGCGGCACCAGAAATACCATCAGAGTTCGCTTATCCAca GGACACAGACACACGATTCTCATCAGACACAGACTTCTCTGAAGATCTCGATGGAAGGAGTGGCAATGCTGCCAAAGGAAAG AGTgggaagaaaggaaagaaggCAGCTGGGGAGAAAGGCAAAGGAGGCAAGGGTGCAGGGCGGATAAATGGCCACCACCAGGAAAATGGCATGGAAAACATGATGCTGTTTGAGGTGGTGAAGTTGGGTCGAAGTGCCATGCAG TCTGTCGTTGACGACTGGATCGAGTCGTATAAACATGACCGAGATGTGGCACTACTCGATCTCATCAACTTCTTCATACAATGCTCGGGATGTAAAG GTGTGGTCAGTGGAGAAATGTTCCGTAACATGCAGAACTCGGAAATCATCAGACGAATGACAGAGGAATTTGATGAG GACAGTGGCGACTACCCTTTAACTATAGCTGGTCCTCAGTGGAAGAAGTTCAAAACAAGTTTCTGTGAATTTATTGCGGTGCTTGTCCGCCAATGTCAATACAGTATCATCTATGATGAGTACATGATGGACACAGTCATCTCTCTTCTCACCGGACTATCAGATTCCCAAGTTCGAGCCTTCAGGCACACCTCAACCTTGGCAG CCATGAAGTTAATGACCGCCCTGGTGAATGTAGCTCTTAACCTGAGCATTAACATGGACAACACCCAGCGCCAGTACGAAGCAGAGAGGAATAAAATGGTTGCTAAAAGGGCGAATGACAGATTGGAGTTGCTGCTGCAAAAACGTAAAGAG CTGCAAGAAAATCAGGATGAGAttgaaaacatgatgaatgCGATCTTCAAAGGAGTGTTTGTCCACCGGTATCG AGATTCGATAGCGGAAATTAGAGCCATCTGTATAGAAGAGATTGGCGTATGGATGAAACTCTACAGCGATGCCTTCCTCAACGACAGCTATCTAAAGTATGTTGGATGGACGATGCATGACAAG CAAGGTGAGGTGCGCCTAAAGTGTCTGACAGCTCTACAGGGCCTTTACTACAACAGAGAACTCAATGCAAGACTGGAGCTCTTCACAAGCCGATTCAAG gaCCGGATTGTCTCCATGACCTTGGATAAGGAGTATGATGTGGCAGTACAAGCAATTAAATTGCTGACACTGGTCTTGAA TAGCACAGATGAAGTGTTGACTCCAGAGGACTGTGAGAGCGTCTATCACTTGGTCTACTCAGCACACCGGCCTGTTGCTGTTGCAGCAGGAGAATTCCTCTTTAAGAA GTTGTTTAGCCAGagagaaccagaagaagaaggcGCCCCaaagaggagagggagacaaagCCCTAATGCCAACCTCATTAAGACCACAGTCTTCTTTTTCTTGGAGAGCGAG CTCCACGAACACGCAGCTTACCTGGTTGATTCTCTCTGGGAATGCGGTGCTGAGCTACTGAAGGACTGGGAATGTATGGTCAGCTTGTTATTGGATGATACTTTGCCAGGAGAGGAAG CTCTCACGGACCGACAAGAGACGGCCCTGATTGAAATCATGCTGTGCACTGTGCGTCAGGCAGCCGAGTGCCACCCGCCTGTTGGACGAGGCACCGGCAAGAGG GTCATGACAGCGAAGGAGAAAAAGACTCAGCTGGATGACAGAACCAGAATGACAGAACTTTTTGCTGTGACCTTGCCCCCTCTACTGGCCAAG TATGCAGTTGATGCAGAAAAGGTGACTAACTTGTTGCAGCTGCCCCAGTTCTTCGACTTGGAGATTTATACCACAGGTCGTCTGGAAAAG CACCTTGAGTCTTTGCTGCGTCAAATCAGAGAAATAGTGGAGAAGCACACAGACACTGAAGTTTTGGAGACCTGCTCCAAGACCTACCATGCTCTCTGCAATGAAGAGTTCACAATCTTCAACAGGGTGGACATTGCCCGCTCGCAGCTGCTCGATGAGCTGGTGGATAAATTCAACAGGCTACTGGAGGATTTCCTGCAAGAG GGTGAAGatgcagatgaagatgatgctTATCAGGTTTTGTCGACTCTAAAGAGGATCACAGCTTTTCATAA TGCTCATGACTTGTCTGGGTGGGACCTCTTCACCAGCAACTTCAAGTTGCTCAACACAGGCATCGAGAACGGAGACATGCCAGAGCAG ATAGTCATCCACTCACTACAGTGCACCCACTATGTTATTTTGTGGAACTTGGCCAAGTCGTCTGAGGGCAGCTCTAGAAAG GACGACATGATTACCCTGAGGAAGCAGATGAGGGCATTTTGTATGATGTGTCAACGCTACCTCACCAATGTCAACACCGCTGTTAAAGAACAG GCATTCACCATCCTTTGTGACCTCCTACTCATCTTCAGCCACCAGATGGTGTCCGGAGGCAGGGAACACCTGGAGCCTCTGGTATACTCTCCAGAGGACTCACTGCAGAACGAGCTGCTTGCCTTCATCCTAAATCACGTTTTCATTGACCAAGACGATGACACAAATAGCACAG aTGGGCAACAAGATGACGAGGCAGTAAAAATTGAAGCTCTACATAAGAGAAGAAACCTTCTTGCTGCGTACTGCAAACTTATCATCTACTGTGTGGTCGAAATGAGAACAGGGGCGGACATCTTCAAACAGTACATGCGG TATTATAATGATTATGGCGACATCATCAAGGAGACCATGAGTAAAACCCGGCAGATTGACAAGATACAGTGTGCCAAGACCCTCATCCTCAGTCTGCAGCAG CTATTCAATGAGATGTTGTCGGAGCTGGGTCACGGATTTGATCGATCCTCGTCTTCCTTCTGTGGAATAAAAGAGTTGGCCCGCCGGTTTTCGCTGACGTTTGGCCTCGATCAGGTTAAAACAAGAGACGCTATTGCAATGCTGCACAA GGATGGAATTGAGTTTGCTTTCAAAGATCCAAGTCCTCAAGGAGAAGGAGGCCCTCCCCTCAACCTGGCTTTCTTGGACATCCTCAGCGAGTTCTCATCCAAGCTCATGAGACAAGACAAGAGGACTGT CCACATGTACTTGGAGCGCTTCATGACGTTCCAGATGGCGCTGCAGCGAGAAGACTGCTGGCTACCCCTCATTTCCTACCGAAATTCCCTGCAGGCCGGTGGTGATGACGATACCATGTCGGTGATGAGTGGCTACTCCAGCAGAGGTTCTTCTGTTCGCTCCAAAAAGATCAAGCCTCCTGCTGTCACAGCTGGAACTTCGGCAATCAAGCGGAAGCTGCCAGAAG aggagagcagcagcagcgaggtcTGGCAGCAGACCATGCAGACCCCAGTCATGATGGCCACCCCTCACCTCACATCCACTGCCATCCGTGACCCCAAGAGAGGTCGTGACGACAGCTTCATGGGAGTGTACGCCCTCCCTCACGACCAGCAGCAGCCCCATCAACACCCGCAGCACCATCCACAGACGCCACAGCACCACCAGACACCCATGGACTACAA CTCCCAGGTGACGTGGATGCTGGCCCAGAGACAACAAGAGGAGGCACGTCAGCAGCAGGAAAGAGCCATGAACTACGCCAAGCTCAGGACAAATCTGCAGCACGCTAT ACGTCGCGGTACTGGGCttatggaggaggatgaagagccaATCGTGGAGGACGTGATGATGTCGTCCGAGGGTCGGATGGATGACCTCAATGAAGGCATGGACTTTGATACCATGGACATTGACCTG CCTCCCTCTAAGAATCGGCGCGAGAGGTCTGAGCTGAAGCCGGACTACTTCGACCCTGCTTCCATCATCGACGAATCG GTGCTGGGGGTGTCCATGTTCTAA
- the xiap gene encoding E3 ubiquitin-protein ligase XIAP isoform X2 has product MSDSRHEDADLETDYCNDFSSEADRVRCFSCKKIVENWCQDDAPVERHKEVSPTCKFLSCSHRPEANMRSPDTMLTNGSDYNEEAEDLQYRLRTGEVVDETTYPLAPHMQNEDTRLGTFTSWPSSAPVRPRDLAQAGFYYMGSRDRVQCFCCGGMLGGWETGDTPWDEHRQHFPNCFFILGHDVGNIPSTGGTEVEENRSSHNAVPMGRFEERVESFAGVRHPVDPERLARAGFYSLGVGDKVCCFSCGGGLKGWQPEEDPWEEHAKQYPGCSFLLAEKGQDFINSVQLQSRSGAARSHQNGLSGHSDELLKSSMAQKAVEMGLDPQVVKNTILEKMQNTGTAYSDLETLVQDCYSNSQESTASNGEQQDETPLEKLQRLQREKQCKVCLDRDICIVFIPCGHLATCRECSQSLVKCPICCNHILQKIKTYNT; this is encoded by the exons ATGTCTGACAGCAGGCATGAAGACGCCGACTTGGAGACAGATTATTGCAACGACTTCTCCA GTGAGGCAGATCGTGTCCGCTGCTTTAGCTGCAAAAAGATCGTGGAAAACTGGTGCCAGGATGACGCGCCCGTCGAGAGACACAAAGAG GTTTCCCCCACGTGCAAGTTCCTTAGCTGCAGTCACAGGCCGGAAGCCAACATGAGGTCCCCCGATACCATGCTGACCAATGGTTCCGACTACAATGAAGAAGCTGAAGACCTGCAGTATCGTCTGAGAACAGGAGAAGTCGTTGATGAAACCACCTATCCTTTGGCACCACACATGCAGAATGAGGACACCAGACTCGGTACCTTCACCTCCTGGCCGAGCAGCGCCCCAGTCAGGCCCAGAGATCTGGCTCAAGCCGGGTTTTACTACATGGGGAGCAGAGACCGGGTACAGTGCTTTTGCTGCGGCGGGATGCTCGGTGGGTGGGAGACAGGCGACACTCCCTGGGATGAACATCGACAGCATTTCCCCAACTGCTTCTTCATTCTGGGCCATGATGTGGGCAACATCCCATCCACTGGGGGAACTGAAGTGGAGGAAAACAGAAGCAGTCACAACGCTGTTCCGATGGGCCGCTTTGAAGAGAGGGTTGAGAGCTTCGCCGGAGTCCGGCACCCAGTCGACCCTGAGAGGCTTGCCAGGGCTGGTTTCTACAGCTTAG GAGTGGGCGACAAGGTGTGCTGTTTCAGCTGTGGTGGAGGGTTAAAGGGATGGCAACCGGAAGAAGACCCCTGGGAAGAGCACGCCAAGCAATACCCAGG GTGCAGCTTCCTGTTGGCAGAAAAGGGACAAGACTTCATCAACAGCGTGCAGCTTCAGAGCAGAAGTGGAGCT GCCAGGAGTCATCAGAACGGACTGTCTGGACACAGTGATG AGTTGCTGAAATCCTCGATGGCCCAGAAGGCTGTAGAGATGGGTCTGGATCCACAGGTTGTCAAGAACACGATCCTGGAGAAGATGCAGAACACAGGGACGGCTTACTCCGATCTGGAAACTCTGGTGCAAGATTGCTACAGTAACTCACAGGAGAGCACAGCTTCCAACGGCGAACAGCAGG ATGAAACCCCACTGGAGAAGCTTCAGAGGCTGCAAAGGGAGAAGCAGTGTAAAGTCTGTTTGGACAGAGACATCTGCATCGTCTTCATCCCCTGTGGTCACCTGGCGACCTGCAGGGAGTGCTCACAGTCACTGGTCAAGTGTCCTATATGCTGCAATCACATCCTCCAGAAGATCAAGACCTACAACACTTAA
- the xiap gene encoding E3 ubiquitin-protein ligase XIAP isoform X1, with protein sequence MRTAVRGGHPFSGTPRAGHVKASIMSDSRHEDADLETDYCNDFSSMNRRMDSFKGSNWANQLSAKRLAMAGFYFTGEADRVRCFSCKKIVENWCQDDAPVERHKEVSPTCKFLSCSHRPEANMRSPDTMLTNGSDYNEEAEDLQYRLRTGEVVDETTYPLAPHMQNEDTRLGTFTSWPSSAPVRPRDLAQAGFYYMGSRDRVQCFCCGGMLGGWETGDTPWDEHRQHFPNCFFILGHDVGNIPSTGGTEVEENRSSHNAVPMGRFEERVESFAGVRHPVDPERLARAGFYSLGVGDKVCCFSCGGGLKGWQPEEDPWEEHAKQYPGCSFLLAEKGQDFINSVQLQSRSGAARSHQNGLSGHSDELLKSSMAQKAVEMGLDPQVVKNTILEKMQNTGTAYSDLETLVQDCYSNSQESTASNGEQQDETPLEKLQRLQREKQCKVCLDRDICIVFIPCGHLATCRECSQSLVKCPICCNHILQKIKTYNT encoded by the exons ATG CGGACTGCTGTTCGGGGAGGCCATCCTTTCTCAGGAACACCGAGAGCCGGACACGTCAAG GCATCCATCATGTCTGACAGCAGGCATGAAGACGCCGACTTGGAGACAGATTATTGCAACGACTTCTCCAGTATGAACCGCCGCATGGACTCTTTCAAAGGTTCCAATTGGGCCAATCAGCTGTCAGCTAAAAGGCTGGCCATGGCCGGGTTTTACTTCACAGGTGAGGCAGATCGTGTCCGCTGCTTTAGCTGCAAAAAGATCGTGGAAAACTGGTGCCAGGATGACGCGCCCGTCGAGAGACACAAAGAG GTTTCCCCCACGTGCAAGTTCCTTAGCTGCAGTCACAGGCCGGAAGCCAACATGAGGTCCCCCGATACCATGCTGACCAATGGTTCCGACTACAATGAAGAAGCTGAAGACCTGCAGTATCGTCTGAGAACAGGAGAAGTCGTTGATGAAACCACCTATCCTTTGGCACCACACATGCAGAATGAGGACACCAGACTCGGTACCTTCACCTCCTGGCCGAGCAGCGCCCCAGTCAGGCCCAGAGATCTGGCTCAAGCCGGGTTTTACTACATGGGGAGCAGAGACCGGGTACAGTGCTTTTGCTGCGGCGGGATGCTCGGTGGGTGGGAGACAGGCGACACTCCCTGGGATGAACATCGACAGCATTTCCCCAACTGCTTCTTCATTCTGGGCCATGATGTGGGCAACATCCCATCCACTGGGGGAACTGAAGTGGAGGAAAACAGAAGCAGTCACAACGCTGTTCCGATGGGCCGCTTTGAAGAGAGGGTTGAGAGCTTCGCCGGAGTCCGGCACCCAGTCGACCCTGAGAGGCTTGCCAGGGCTGGTTTCTACAGCTTAG GAGTGGGCGACAAGGTGTGCTGTTTCAGCTGTGGTGGAGGGTTAAAGGGATGGCAACCGGAAGAAGACCCCTGGGAAGAGCACGCCAAGCAATACCCAGG GTGCAGCTTCCTGTTGGCAGAAAAGGGACAAGACTTCATCAACAGCGTGCAGCTTCAGAGCAGAAGTGGAGCT GCCAGGAGTCATCAGAACGGACTGTCTGGACACAGTGATG AGTTGCTGAAATCCTCGATGGCCCAGAAGGCTGTAGAGATGGGTCTGGATCCACAGGTTGTCAAGAACACGATCCTGGAGAAGATGCAGAACACAGGGACGGCTTACTCCGATCTGGAAACTCTGGTGCAAGATTGCTACAGTAACTCACAGGAGAGCACAGCTTCCAACGGCGAACAGCAGG ATGAAACCCCACTGGAGAAGCTTCAGAGGCTGCAAAGGGAGAAGCAGTGTAAAGTCTGTTTGGACAGAGACATCTGCATCGTCTTCATCCCCTGTGGTCACCTGGCGACCTGCAGGGAGTGCTCACAGTCACTGGTCAAGTGTCCTATATGCTGCAATCACATCCTCCAGAAGATCAAGACCTACAACACTTAA
- the psmd10 gene encoding 26S proteasome non-ATPase regulatory subunit 10 yields the protein MECSVSNLDVCNLAYTGQLEELKRCLQSDSTLAFKRDQDHRTALHWACSAGHTTVADFLLALGVDVNLQDDALWTPLHIAASAGRDDIVRALISKGAQLNSINQNGCTPLHYAASKNRYEIALMLLENGADPNATDKLASTPLHRACAKGNYRLIQLLLKQSASTNIQDSQGNTPLHLACDEERVEAAKLLVEHGASIYIDNKEKKTPVQIAKGGLGVILQRMVEG from the exons ATGGAGTGTTCCGTGTCAAATCTAGACGTGTGTAATTTGGCGTACACCGGGCAACTGGAGGAGTTGAAACGATGTCTCCAGTCAGACAGCACTCTTGCGTTCAAAAGGGACCAG GACCACAGGACTGCTCTCCACTGGGCTTGTTCAGCTGGCCACACCACGGTTGCTGACTTTCTTCTGGCTCTCGGAGTCGATGTGAATCTGCAGGATGAT GCTCTGTGGACCCCACTGCACATCGCAGCATCAGCCGGCAGAGACGACATAGTCCGGGCTCTCATATCCAAAGGGGCTCAGCTGAACTCAATAAACCAGAACGGCTGCACCCCTCTCCATTATGCTGCGTCCAAGAATAGATATGAG ATCGCCTTGATGCTGCTTGAAAATGGTGCCGACCCGAATGCCACGGACAAACTGGCTTCCACTCCGCTTCACAGGGCATGTGCCAAAGGCAACTACCGCCTCATCCAACTGCTCCTGAAGCAGAGCGCCTCCACCAACATCCAGGACTCACAAGGCAACACTCCATT ACACCTGGCGTGTGACGAGGAGCGCGTTGAAGCGGCCAAGTTGCTGGTGGAACACGGCGCGAGTATCTACATCgacaacaaagaaaagaagaccCCCGTCCAGATCGCAAAAGGGGGTCTTGGGGTTATACTTCAGCGGATGGTGGAAGGTTGA